DNA sequence from the Schistocerca americana isolate TAMUIC-IGC-003095 chromosome 2, iqSchAmer2.1, whole genome shotgun sequence genome:
GAGACCTCATTAGAAAATGCGCCACTGTGTGGTTGGACGGGCACTTTTCCAATAGATCTTGCTCTATTAGACGGCCTCACACACTCTTCTAGCTGCTGATATTACAGGACACACTCTTAAAATTCGCCTCTGTGTCCGTAGTACTTTGTCACTAGAAAGACATAGTCTCGTTGAAAACAAGAAAGACATCTTTATGAAGGGCACTAACAGCGCATTTTAGCTCTTTAAAACAGACATCAGCTGTATTATGCTGTTACATTGCATGTAATAATCGAAACCTTTGGCGTCGGTGTTAGCCTATCGTTCAATTACATTACATGTCCTCAGAATTagacagggtgattttttccaccgtgtacaaactctagggattgatcgataagAGGATACGGACCAAAAACGTCTAATTAATTTATTTCCGGTAATGCATGGTTCTCATGCTAAAGACCATTAATTCAGTCGTACATTCTAACAGAGACTGCTGTACCACCTAGTGACAGTTACAGTATgcacggtttcctcctagagggcggcattgttcctcatAGGTCATGTCTTAGCACACTCGCCTGTCATAGTAATTGGTAATTCTGAGCGCGATGCACTTCTGTTGCTTACTCACCTTTTTGTGGACATGATACAACGTTGTACACAATagctccgtattcgaatcgagagcttgccgacaaaatggttcaaatggctctcagcactatgggacttaacttctgagttcatcattcccatagaacttagatatacttaaacctaaccaacctaaggacatcacacatatccatgtccgaggcaggattcgaacctgtgaccgcagcagtcgcgcagttccagatgtagcgcctacaaccgctcggacaTTCCGGCCGGCAGCATGCCGACTTTgtatttacttacggaaaggcgaaTGACAACGGGCGGCAGGTAGCAAGGTTGAATCACGAAACCTATTCCTTCCGACGACAACGACAGTATTCCGTGTTTGCAAGAGTGCTTCGCCGTtattctgagacagggtcgtttcaggaagccgAAAATTATGAAAGACGTGCCAGAAACATACGGAtatcagacttggaggaaaatgtgattaacaccgtGAAGATTGaccaccgtgtcagtaccaggcagtgggCCCCTCAGTTCAGGGTaatccagacgaccgtgtggaacgttctccatgacaactgttaacTGTCCTTataacttacagcgtgtgcagggcttactaacaGCAGACATTCCACATCGCGGGCTGTTTTTTAACTGGTCCCTTCACCAGGCAACAACGATTTCGGTATTTGTGGCATCCATCCTGTTGGCAGAAGATGCTACCTTTACACGGATTGGTATGTTCAACTTCCATAATAGTCATGCGTCCGACTGCATGCATAACTCCCATGGAATGGTGATAtcgaatcatcagcatcgatgATAACAGGCGCCCGCATTTTCGGACCAGTCTCACTTGCATTCCACCCAATAGGCCACAACTATCTGCGTTTCTTGAAGGTCACTCGCCCCTCCCACCATGCTGGAAGAATTGCCTTTGATGATTAGAAGCGCTCTGTGGCTGCCATATGATGGCGCTCCAGTTCACTtaaccgttaacgtccggacgcatatCAGTCGTGTCTTCACTGCTCGATGGATCGGTCGAAGGGTTCCAGGTGCATGGCCTGCCCGTTCACCTGATattaacccgtgcgatttctgtttATTGGACCATctgaaaagtatcgtgtatgcagagcccattccagtcGTGGAGATACTAGAGCAGCGTATTcacgctgcctttgacactgttcggaagcAGTCTGGCTGATGTCAACGTGTGAGACATAACATGCTACGACACGTACATGCATGCGTTAGTGGCACATGAAAACAATCTTCAGCAATACTGTaacagtggctgcatggtacagcgcgtattagactgcagtttCTGTAACAATATATAAATAAACGGTCATCAGCAAGGAAACCACTACCGGGcaaaagttcattagaccttttttgttccgtatccgcCCATCGATCAAATTGTAGAGTTCGCacacgatggaaaaaatcacccCGTGGACACACCACATGAATCCGGTACCTTCATCCATGACTGAGAATGACAAGGGTGAAGAGAGCAAGATGACCAAAATGTCAATTGTTTTGACAGAGACCAAAAGTTTGTAGTAGTGAGTCCTTTCATTTTCCCCAACTCTAGAGGATTCATATTGAGCCAGTGTTGCGCTGTACGATCCCTGCCGAAGTTAATGGACTTCACCTCTGTGCTAGAAACGTGGCAATCTTCTGTTTGTTAATCGGCCAAATATTATTGCACCTCGGACTGGGGGCATTTCCGTCGGCTAATCGTCAGTTTTTTTCGTGATACTTCGCGAGAACACGATGAACAGCTTGATAGTATAAGCATAGCTGCCCTGAAAGCTTCGACTGAAGAAGCGTTTTCTTAACCACTGTACTTGATGACTGCAGTGTCTCAGCCTGCTTCCAATAGCGGCCACGAGAAGCAAAACGCAATAATATCGTAATTGTGTATTAACAAACTTACTATGAATGTAGATTTTACAGCTTGTTTTGTAGACATGTCTGTCTACATATTAATTACTGCTACAACTACATCATTAACGTTAAGACGACGGCAAATCTGCACAGTTGCACACTTACACTTTATTTTTCTTTGTCTCCATCTGTTCTACGACGCTTTTACAGAAAAGTTTTAGAATTATTTAGCAAGTTGCTGGTATTATTAAGACTATTGGGACGGTTTAAATACACGACACAACTTTGAAGGACTGTACATTTGAGCTATAGCTTTCTTCTAAACTTACTACAACAGATGAATCTGAAAGCCTTTCAAGGATATACTTAAATTTTTTACCTTTTATGTAAAAGTTGCTCTTGTGCTAACTAGTACGAAGTATGAAGACTAGTATGAAGTATGAACTAGTATGAAGACTATGAACTAGTATGAAGACTACGCTATTTCCCTCTCCTTCTTTCTCGATATTTTGGTCTGGCGTAAGTAGCATGCTTTTACGACATTCTTTATTCAACTTTCACTGGCTCCTAATTAATATGTGAGGCATGTTGCTATTTAGAAACGCCTCAGATTTGGGCAATTTATACACGGCTTATACGGTTGATTACTAGTacagtgtatcatcgtctataagtagcatACATTTCGGTCTGATGGCAGATTGTAGGTGTCTGTCACTAGGAAAGTGAATGCGTGTGTGCActaatttaatgtcaacatgatcATTCCGATGAGGTGTAAACCAGTACGTTCACTTACCATTCCCAAATTCATCTAATTCTTCGTCTCTACGTCAACGCATCGCTAAATTTAAGACTTATTGTAAGCCTGTTTCTACTTGTTCCTAAGCGTGTGACGGGTATTGTTTATATACACTAATTGCGTTGTTGGCCTTCTACAGGGTACGACGAAAAGGGTGCCTTGCCTACAGCCTTCGAGTGTTTAACTTAGTATAGGTTTGTGCACAATGCTGCAAACACATTCACTGTGGAAATTAACCAAACGTTATTACCACGTCACTCGTAGCAACTTCCGTCGCCTGTTAAAATATCTCTTTtcttaaattttgaaacttaacgTCGTGTTACACAACATACCACTCATAAAAGAATTGTATAAGATTTAAATAATGCAGCAGATTTAAGGGGATCGCAGATTACTCCCAAAAGTGATTTAAATACGCGCAGCACTTTTCTGTGAATGGTTTTGGTGGAGATTCATGAGGAGTTGCACTTTCATGAAGTGGAGATTCTTGCGTTGCGCACTGTAACGTAAGGGTAGCCACTCTTCCTTGATGATTTGATTTCACTCATATTTTCCCATTCACTGTGGAACCCTTCGCGAAATGTTATACTCAACAATCTGATTTTAACTTGTCCATTTTGAATAGAGAACACCATGTTGTTTGAAGTAATTTACCTTTCCGTAGCTGGTGGTAGCAAGAATAGAGCTTCAACACATTAACATACAAGTAGAAGTTGTTGTCTGACTCTACACAAATGGTATCGTCATCTCCCGTGTACGATGACTTCGCCAAAAATGTTCTCTCCGCTGTGATGTTGCTGGTGGTTAGATTGTCACTCGAAATGGTGACGGTGGTAGACTCTTCTGGTTGCCCGTGGACCTCCGCCACTGCTACCAGCGCTGTAAAAATCGATGAACATAATTACAGGCCGCTATTTCGTCAAATGACTGTTGGTGCAACTCTACCACTTAGCACTGAAACACTACAGTATGCTATGTACGTACCAGCTACTAGCATAACAATACTGAGGTGTAGTGCAACTCTACTGACACGTAGCACGAACTCTGCCACTTGCTAACATATCTCCACTGTGTGGTAAAGATACTGATGTTGTCTGGTAGTGTGAGTCTGAGAATGATGGTCTTTAAGACATACATGAAAACCACCCCACTACAATCAGGGAAGTTAGAAAATAACGGATCTTtgttccatttatatagaatatcTGAAGACGTACTCTACCGCAACACGAACAGCATGCAGGCTTTAGTGCAAATAACACAGGCTTAGCTATGAAAAGAATTACAGAGCCAGGCTAACTGAAGTAGTGAATAATAAAATCAATTGACTGCCTTGGTTAGACTTCTTTTACCCAGTGAATTGTTTTCAAGCTGCAGGATACCATTGAAAGTACGTATAATAAAATCTGTTACCTGCTTCATTTCTAGTATATTCGTTCGTCTAATTCATTCGCAGTGTCACATAGCGCATATGCTGGCGAGCTTCTCAGCCACCCAAAGTCATTTTAACCTGGGAGTTGAACGCTTTGACTTTGCTGAGAGGCCGACACTTGTACATGCGACTAAGCCACATTCGGTAGCCACTTGGCTGCCGGCGAGCTAGCGGCTAGTGACAGGATATCGGTGGTTTCCTT
Encoded proteins:
- the LOC124595004 gene encoding uncharacterized protein LOC124595004 gives rise to the protein MKAALLLVAALVAVAEVHGQPEESTTVTISSDNLTTSNITAERTFLAKSSYTGDDDTICVESDNNFYLYVNVLKLYSCYHQLRKVYVVRPRSQCEPHLSDCPRH